Genomic DNA from Candidatus Eisenbacteria bacterium:
CCGCATGATGTTCCGGGCGCGAGGCAGGCGCGGACCCGCTTCGGATGACGTTGTGTGACGCGCCGACGTCGCGGGCGAATCGACGTCGTCGAACCCTCGACGTCGTCGAGCACTTGCCTTGCAGCCCACCGTCAGCAGACGTGCGGCATTTCCACGCGAAACGACCGCAATCTGCGCTGGATTCGTTCTTGCGCGACCGGTGCCGGTTCTCCGACCGGGATCCCGCAGCTTCGCTTCCTCTCCTCTCCTCCCTCCTCACTCCCCCGAGCAGCTTCAAAATTCCTACCGGGGCCGGCCGCCAACCGGCCCCTTCCTCCCGGTTTTCGCGCGCTCGCGCAGCAGCGCATGCGGTTGGCATTCCGTTCGTTGACACCCTTCGGGCACCTCCGTAGACTCCGCTCTCCTTTTCTCGCTCCGAATGCGCCGGGATGTCGGGGTTCGCTCCGATTTCTCGGCGGTTGAACTTTTAATGGGGGTCTCGATGAACCGCATCGCCCCGTGGAAGGTCATTGCCGTCCTGGCGGCGACTGTCCTGGCCGGGTACTACCTGTGGCCGTCCTACGTCTACTACTCGATGACCCCGGCTCAGCGCGAGACCGCGCGCGTCGCGGACCCCAAGAAGTTCGCCGCGACCCGTGATCGGGCGATCCATCTGGGCCTCGATCTTCAGGGCGGCATGCATCTGGTCCTCGAAGTCGACCGGTCGAAGCTCAATCCGGCCGAGGCCAAGGACGCGGTCGACCGGGCCCTCGAGGTCATCCGTCGCCGCGTCGACGAGTTCGGCGTCGGCGAACGACCGATTCAGCGCGAAGGGCAGGATCGGATCGCGCTGCAGCTCCCGGGGCTCACCGATCGCATTCGTGCCCGCGAGATCGTCGGCAAGACCGCCTTGCTCGAGTTCCGACTGGTGCGCACGCCGGACGAGACGCGCAGCGTGTTCGCGCGCCTCGACGCGTTCCTGGCCGGGCGTGGCGCGGGCCGCAACATGGGCCTCGACACGCTGCTTCAGAGCCATCCGCTGACCGGCCACTTCATCGACATGGGAACCGGCGCGTTCGTGCGCGAACAGGACGTCCCGACGGTTCAGAATCTGCTCGCCACCGCGGGCTTGGATTCGATCCTGCCGAGCGATTCGCAGCTGATGTGGGGTGACGAAGGTCAGGGCATGTCCGGCGTGACCGGGCGTTCGCTCTACGTGCTCAAGCGCACTCCCGAGATGACCGGCGGCTCGATCGCCACCGCTCAAGCCCAGATCGGCCTGGACGAGACGAATCCGGCCGCGTGGGGCGTCTCGCTCACCATGACTCCGGCGGGCAGCGCGGAGCTCGCGCGCGTCTCGGGCAACAACATCGGCCGCAATCTCGCGATCGTGCTCGATGGCAGGGTCAACTCGGCGCCGGTGCTTCGCCAGCACATCACCGGCGGCCAGGCCTCGATCAGCGGCAACTTCGACATCGCGGCTTCGCGCGATCTGGCGATCGTGCTTCGCGCGGGCGCGCTGCCGGCGCCGGTGCACATCGTGGAAGAGCGCTCGGTCGGACCGTCGCTCGGCGCCGATTCGATTCGACAGGGCCTGACCGCGATGCTGATCGGAACCCTGCTGGTCGTGATCTTCATGTGCATCTACTACCAGCTCTCGGGCGTGATCGCGGTCGGCGCGATGCTCCTGAACATCGTCTACGTCTTCGCGTGCCTCGCGGGGGTCGGCGCGACGCTGACACTGCCGGGCATCGCGGGTCTCGCACTCACCGTCGGCATGGCGGTCGACACCAACGTGCTGGTGTTCGAGCGCATCCGCGAAGAGCTGCGGGCCGGCAAGTCGGTGCGTCAGGCCGTCCAGCTCGGCTATGACCGCGCGTTCCGGACGATTCTGGACGCCCATTTCACCACGCTCTTCAGCGCAGCGATCCTGTTCGCGTTCGGGACCGGGCCCATCAAGGGCTTCGCCGTCACGCTCTCGATCGGGTTGATCGCGAACATGTTCACCGCGGTGTTGTTCACCCGCATGATCTACGACTGGATGCTGGGACGTCGCGACGTCCAGCGTCTCAGCATCTAGCGAGGCCGATCTCTCATGATTCAGTTCCTGGTGGGGACGAAATTCCCCTTCATGAAGTACCGCCGCTATTCGTACCTGGTCTCGGGTGCGCTGATGCTGGCGACGATCGTGTGGCTCGTCATGCACGGCGGTCCGCGCCTCGGCGTCGACTTCACCGGCGGCACGCTGCTGCAGGTGAGAGCGGCGAACAACGTGGCGACCGACGTGGTCCGCACCGCCGTGGAGGCGAGCGGCCACACCGGAGCCGAGATCCAGCAGATCGAAGCCGAGGGCCACACCGAGTACATGATTCGTCTGGCGGCTCAGTCGGGTGATCCGTTTCCCGCCATCCACGCGGCGGTCGAACAGCGCGCGCCCGGCACCAACCTGGAGCTGCGCCGCACCGAACAGGTCGGCCCCAAGGTCGGTCGTGAACTGCGCGACAAGGCGCTGTGGGCCGTGCTCGGAAGTCTCGGCGGCATTCTGCTGTTCGTCGGCATTCGCTACGAATTCAAGTTCGCTCTTGGCGCCGTCATGGCGCTTTTCCACGACGTGCTCATCACGCTCGGAGCGCTGTGCTTCACGAACCGGGAAGTCTCGCTCACCGTGGTCGCAGCGCTGCTGACGATCGCGGGTTTCTCGATCAACGACACGATCGTGGTGTTCGATCGCATCCGTGAGCGCTCGAAGGCGATGCGCAAGGATCCGCACGAGCGGGTCATGGACATGGCGGTCAACGAAACGCTGTCGCGCACCATCATCACCTCGCTCACCGTGTTCCTGACGGCGCTGGCGCTGCTCGTGTGGGGCGGCGACGTACTTCGCGACTTCTCGTTCGCGATGGTCGTCGGCGTGTTGTTCGGCACTTACTCGTCGGTTTACGTCGCCAGCGGACTCGCGCTCGACATCTGGCTGTGGCTCGATCGCCGCAAGGAAACGAAATCGAAATGAGGAGGAATCCACACGTGAAGTCCCGTTTCCACCTCGCAGTTCTTCGTCGCTCAGCGGCGATCGCCTCCGCACTGCTGCTCGCAGTCGCCGCGCTGTCGTCGGTGTCGTGCTCCAAGAAGATCACCGACATCGACGCCTCGCTGGCACCCCCCGGTTACCCCGAGGGCCGGCCCGCCGACGCGCTCCTGATGCTCTATCCGGATACACCCGTACCGGTCTCACTGGTCCAGGACATCGGAGCCCCCGGCGTCTCGATCGACGATGTCTTGGTCTCGACCGAGAACGTCTACGACCTCGGGCCGGGCGCCGTCATCGGCACGATTCTCGACCACAGCGCGGCATCGCAGTACCGCATCTATCGCAAGCAGGGCGTGAACGGATTCGAGGAACTCTCGGACTTCAACGTGACTCCGGTACGCGCGTGGCTCGCCGAGCAGACCGAGCTGTTTCGCTTCGAGGATCAGGCGCCCTACGCGGCTCCGAACCGCCAGTACATCGGCCGCGGCGTGGTCGGCGGGCTGCTGACCGCTTCCGCACCGTTGACGAACGTCGTGAACCTGACCTCGGGGCTGGTCGCCGACTCCATGACGTATCGCGGCAACTTCGTCGGAGGCGGCGTCGATACGACTCGCGACTCCACGTTCGTGATGAAGTGGAATCGTGTCGAGGGTGCCGCCGGGTAC
This window encodes:
- the secD gene encoding protein translocase subunit SecD; the encoded protein is MNRIAPWKVIAVLAATVLAGYYLWPSYVYYSMTPAQRETARVADPKKFAATRDRAIHLGLDLQGGMHLVLEVDRSKLNPAEAKDAVDRALEVIRRRVDEFGVGERPIQREGQDRIALQLPGLTDRIRAREIVGKTALLEFRLVRTPDETRSVFARLDAFLAGRGAGRNMGLDTLLQSHPLTGHFIDMGTGAFVREQDVPTVQNLLATAGLDSILPSDSQLMWGDEGQGMSGVTGRSLYVLKRTPEMTGGSIATAQAQIGLDETNPAAWGVSLTMTPAGSAELARVSGNNIGRNLAIVLDGRVNSAPVLRQHITGGQASISGNFDIAASRDLAIVLRAGALPAPVHIVEERSVGPSLGADSIRQGLTAMLIGTLLVVIFMCIYYQLSGVIAVGAMLLNIVYVFACLAGVGATLTLPGIAGLALTVGMAVDTNVLVFERIREELRAGKSVRQAVQLGYDRAFRTILDAHFTTLFSAAILFAFGTGPIKGFAVTLSIGLIANMFTAVLFTRMIYDWMLGRRDVQRLSI
- the secF gene encoding protein translocase subunit SecF, with the protein product MIQFLVGTKFPFMKYRRYSYLVSGALMLATIVWLVMHGGPRLGVDFTGGTLLQVRAANNVATDVVRTAVEASGHTGAEIQQIEAEGHTEYMIRLAAQSGDPFPAIHAAVEQRAPGTNLELRRTEQVGPKVGRELRDKALWAVLGSLGGILLFVGIRYEFKFALGAVMALFHDVLITLGALCFTNREVSLTVVAALLTIAGFSINDTIVVFDRIRERSKAMRKDPHERVMDMAVNETLSRTIITSLTVFLTALALLVWGGDVLRDFSFAMVVGVLFGTYSSVYVASGLALDIWLWLDRRKETKSK